In one Prosthecobacter debontii genomic region, the following are encoded:
- a CDS encoding BPL-N domain-containing protein, which yields MRYPQAEGTWLKAEGLKNEGLSHTIELTPGHFYQVHPIPGKKSTGIYHSTSSTSLNLTNPKINTAALNLVAEFPIQEARWVQENSQWYLIGRKETDGPTLKLRLSWNELTTIPPRPPVKDHIRVALFDDYGSFGKGVPRCSELLKAQTHMEVTLVKPALIRQGGLKDYDVVIFTGGSGGKQAGTLGLVGREQVRRFVESGGGYIGICAGNYLACDGFSWGVKILDAKTKSSKWARGVGDVKIEFTPQGREILGMPEGLMDVRYANGPVFTTAENDVIPDFEPLAYFRTELAENGSPKGAQINSPAMIIGHYGQGRVLCSSPHPEQQPGMESFIVRAVEWTVGQR from the coding sequence GTGCGTTATCCCCAGGCAGAGGGCACGTGGCTCAAGGCAGAGGGACTGAAAAATGAAGGGCTGAGCCACACGATCGAGCTCACGCCGGGGCATTTCTATCAGGTTCATCCGATCCCGGGCAAAAAGAGTACCGGCATCTACCACTCCACGAGTTCCACCAGCCTCAACCTAACCAACCCCAAGATCAATACGGCGGCCCTGAATCTGGTAGCTGAGTTTCCCATCCAAGAGGCACGCTGGGTCCAGGAAAACTCCCAATGGTATCTGATCGGACGCAAGGAAACGGACGGCCCAACTTTAAAACTTCGGCTGTCTTGGAATGAGCTGACCACCATTCCCCCGCGTCCGCCGGTGAAAGACCACATCCGCGTGGCCCTCTTCGATGATTACGGCAGCTTTGGCAAAGGCGTCCCGCGCTGTAGCGAACTGCTGAAAGCCCAGACCCACATGGAGGTGACTCTGGTGAAACCGGCCCTCATCCGTCAGGGCGGACTCAAGGACTACGACGTGGTCATCTTCACCGGTGGCAGTGGCGGTAAGCAGGCAGGCACACTCGGCCTTGTGGGTCGTGAGCAAGTCCGCCGATTTGTCGAGTCAGGCGGCGGTTACATCGGCATCTGTGCAGGTAACTACCTGGCCTGCGACGGCTTTTCCTGGGGCGTCAAAATCCTCGATGCTAAAACCAAGTCCTCCAAGTGGGCACGGGGCGTGGGTGATGTGAAGATCGAGTTCACTCCCCAAGGACGCGAGATTCTAGGCATGCCGGAAGGACTCATGGATGTTCGGTATGCCAATGGCCCCGTGTTCACCACCGCTGAAAACGACGTCATTCCAGACTTTGAACCGCTCGCCTATTTCCGCACCGAGTTGGCGGAAAATGGTTCGCCTAAAGGAGCCCAAATCAACTCCCCCGCCATGATCATCGGCCACTATGGCCAAGGCCGCGTGCTCTGCAGCAGCCCGCACCCTGAGCAACAGCCGGGGATGGAGTCGTTCATTGTCCGCGCTGTCGAATGGACGGTCGGGCAACGGTGA
- a CDS encoding transposase yields the protein MASKTVKPKPPYPTDVSDEEWQFCRPYLELMTEEAPQREHSLRDVFNAVRYVVRAGCPWRMLPH from the coding sequence ATGGCATCCAAAACAGTGAAACCCAAGCCTCCGTATCCCACCGATGTCAGCGATGAAGAGTGGCAGTTTTGCCGCCCTTACCTTGAACTCATGACGGAAGAGGCTCCGCAACGGGAGCACTCCTTGCGCGATGTGTTCAATGCCGTTCGTTATGTCGTCCGGGCTGGTTGCCCTTGGAGAATGCTGCCCCATGA